Proteins co-encoded in one Paracoccus aestuarii genomic window:
- the dprA gene encoding DNA-processing protein DprA, whose product MPPLIPDDDIAVLQLIRSRRVGPASYHRLVAEHGSARAALDALPEIAAQAGIAGYRPCPEGVVHAELAAGLRAGARLIRHDGPEYPALLRQIDGAPPVLWLRGDPAWLSRQIVAVIGARNASSLGLRMARGMARGLGEAGMTVVAGLARGVDTAAHEAALATGTIAVMAGGIDVIYPPENSGLAARIAEAGALVSEQPPGAEPAARNFPARNRIVSGLSRAVVVIEAAQRSGTLITARNALDQHRDVMAVPGHPMDARASGCNALIRDGATLVRSAADVIDALSPQDAMDPPAPPRPAPPLRPTARAAAPEGPIQLETRILSRLSPSPTEEDDLIRDLGIPASDASAAIMALELEGRVTRLAGGRLALS is encoded by the coding sequence ATGCCCCCCCTGATCCCCGATGACGACATCGCCGTGCTGCAGCTGATTCGGTCGCGCCGGGTCGGTCCGGCCAGCTATCACCGGCTGGTGGCCGAACACGGATCCGCCCGCGCCGCCCTGGACGCCCTGCCCGAGATCGCGGCCCAGGCCGGGATCGCCGGCTATCGCCCCTGCCCCGAAGGCGTCGTGCATGCGGAACTGGCCGCGGGGCTGCGCGCGGGCGCGCGGCTGATCCGGCATGACGGCCCCGAATACCCCGCCCTGCTGCGCCAGATCGACGGCGCGCCGCCGGTCCTGTGGCTGCGGGGCGACCCGGCCTGGCTGTCGCGCCAGATCGTTGCGGTGATCGGGGCGCGCAACGCCTCGTCCCTGGGGCTGCGGATGGCGCGCGGCATGGCCCGCGGCCTGGGCGAGGCCGGGATGACCGTCGTCGCGGGCCTGGCGCGCGGCGTAGACACCGCGGCGCATGAGGCGGCGCTGGCCACCGGCACCATCGCCGTCATGGCGGGCGGCATCGACGTGATCTATCCGCCCGAAAACAGCGGCCTAGCCGCGCGAATCGCCGAAGCCGGGGCCTTGGTCTCGGAACAGCCGCCGGGGGCGGAACCGGCGGCGCGCAACTTTCCGGCCCGCAACCGGATCGTCTCGGGTCTGTCGCGGGCGGTCGTGGTGATCGAGGCCGCGCAGCGGTCCGGCACGCTGATCACCGCGCGCAACGCGCTGGACCAGCATCGCGACGTGATGGCGGTGCCGGGCCATCCGATGGATGCCCGCGCCTCGGGCTGCAACGCGCTGATCCGCGACGGGGCGACCTTGGTGCGCAGCGCCGCGGATGTGATCGACGCGCTGTCGCCCCAGGATGCCATGGACCCGCCCGCGCCCCCGCGCCCGGCCCCGCCCCTGCGCCCGACCGCGCGGGCCGCGGCGCCCGAAGGCCCGATCCAGCTGGAGACGCGCATCCTGTCGCGCCTGTCGCCCTCGCCCACCGAGGAGGACGACCTGATCCGCGACCTGGGCATTCCCGCATCCGATGCCAGCGCCGCGATCATGGCGCTGGAGCTGGAGGGCCGCGTGACCCGCCTGGCCGGGGGGCGTCTGGCGCTGTCGTGA
- the topA gene encoding type I DNA topoisomerase produces the protein MPVVVVESPAKAKTIEKYLGGDYRVLASFGHVRDLPPKDGSVDTDNDFDMKWEVAADSKKHLKAIKDALKDDPNLILATDPDREGEAISWHLLEALAPALKKGAQVDRVTFNAITKTAVTEAIAKPRRIDQPLVDAYLARRALDYLVGFNLSPVLWRKLPGAKSAGRVQSVCLRLIVDREMEIEAFKPREYWSVHARLATPGGDEYDATLTQLAGKKLDRFDLADAGQAAMAVSAVASRDLTVSSVAAKPASRNPWPPFMTSTLQQEASRKMGMGAKACMSAAQRLYEAGLITYMRTDGIDMAPEAVMSARDAIKARFGEEYLPKSPRMYKNKAKNAQEAHECIRPTDMMLSPDRLKVSADDQRKLYDLIWKRTIASQMEAARMERTTVEIASPDGQVGLRATGQVMLFDGFLRVYDQGRDDDEGEDSARLPAITEGEAARLVPAAFDAELAKAHDKGGDPAPAPAGQRGAPGLLTDEAARVASRQHFTQPPPRYTEATLVKRMEELGIGRPSTYASIVTTIQDRDYVRKDKNRLIPEDKGRLVTIFLLKYFPRYVSYDFTADLETELDEISAGERVWRDVLGRFWKDFSKALEGTSELRITEVLDAIDDALAPHLYPPRADGGDPRECPLCGAGRLNLKTARSGGAFIGCTNYPECRYTRPLSAPDGEAPVGDRVLGEDAGDQISLKTGRFGPYVQRGEATEEVPKPPRASIPKGWDAANLDLSQALMLLGLPRQIGLHPEDGQPIETNIGRYGPYVKHGSKYANIADVDEVFTIGMNRAVEVLAQKQTRGRTAAAPLRELGEHPDGGPIQVMSGRYGPYVKWAKVNATLPRDVAPEDLTQDQALELIAAKAAKSPSKAKKAPAKKAPAKKAAAKKPAAKKPSAKKAPARKAADTDGEAG, from the coding sequence ATGCCCGTCGTCGTCGTCGAATCCCCGGCCAAGGCCAAGACCATCGAGAAATATCTCGGCGGCGACTATCGCGTGCTGGCCAGTTTCGGCCATGTCCGCGACCTGCCCCCCAAGGATGGCAGCGTCGATACCGACAATGATTTCGACATGAAATGGGAGGTGGCGGCCGACAGCAAGAAGCACCTCAAGGCGATCAAGGACGCGCTGAAGGACGATCCGAACCTGATCCTGGCCACCGACCCCGATCGCGAGGGCGAGGCGATCAGCTGGCACCTGCTGGAGGCCTTGGCCCCCGCCCTGAAGAAGGGCGCGCAGGTCGACCGGGTGACCTTCAACGCCATCACCAAGACCGCCGTGACCGAGGCCATCGCCAAGCCGCGCCGCATCGACCAGCCGCTGGTCGATGCCTATCTGGCGCGCCGGGCGCTGGATTATCTGGTGGGCTTCAATCTCTCGCCGGTCCTGTGGCGCAAGCTGCCGGGCGCGAAATCGGCGGGCCGGGTGCAATCGGTCTGCCTGCGCCTGATCGTCGACCGGGAAATGGAGATCGAGGCCTTCAAGCCCCGCGAATACTGGTCCGTCCATGCCCGCCTGGCCACGCCCGGCGGCGACGAATATGACGCGACCCTGACCCAGCTGGCCGGCAAGAAGCTGGACCGCTTCGATCTGGCCGATGCCGGTCAGGCGGCGATGGCCGTCAGCGCCGTCGCCAGCCGCGATCTGACGGTTTCCAGCGTCGCCGCCAAGCCCGCCAGCCGCAATCCCTGGCCGCCCTTCATGACCTCGACCCTGCAGCAGGAGGCCAGCCGCAAGATGGGCATGGGCGCCAAGGCCTGCATGTCGGCGGCGCAGCGCCTCTATGAGGCCGGGCTGATCACCTATATGCGGACCGACGGCATCGACATGGCCCCCGAAGCGGTGATGTCGGCCCGCGACGCCATCAAGGCCCGCTTCGGCGAAGAATACCTGCCGAAATCGCCGCGCATGTACAAGAACAAGGCCAAGAACGCGCAGGAGGCGCATGAATGCATCCGCCCCACCGACATGATGCTGTCGCCCGACAGGCTGAAGGTCAGCGCGGATGACCAGCGCAAGCTCTATGACCTGATCTGGAAGCGCACCATCGCCAGCCAGATGGAGGCCGCCCGGATGGAGCGGACCACGGTCGAGATCGCCAGCCCCGACGGCCAGGTGGGCCTGCGTGCCACCGGTCAGGTGATGCTGTTCGACGGCTTCCTGCGCGTCTATGACCAAGGCCGCGACGATGACGAGGGCGAGGACAGCGCCCGCCTGCCCGCCATCACCGAGGGCGAGGCCGCGCGCCTGGTCCCCGCAGCCTTCGACGCCGAACTGGCCAAGGCCCATGACAAGGGCGGCGATCCCGCCCCGGCCCCCGCGGGCCAGCGCGGCGCACCCGGCCTGTTGACCGACGAGGCCGCCCGCGTCGCCTCGCGCCAGCATTTCACCCAACCGCCCCCCCGCTATACCGAGGCCACCTTGGTCAAGCGCATGGAGGAGCTGGGGATCGGCCGCCCGTCCACCTATGCCAGCATCGTCACCACGATCCAGGACCGCGATTACGTCCGCAAGGACAAGAACCGCCTGATCCCCGAGGACAAGGGCCGACTGGTCACGATCTTTCTGCTGAAATACTTCCCGCGCTATGTCAGCTATGACTTCACCGCCGATCTGGAGACGGAGCTGGACGAGATCAGCGCCGGGGAACGCGTCTGGCGCGATGTTCTGGGCCGGTTCTGGAAGGATTTTTCAAAGGCGCTGGAGGGCACCTCCGAACTGCGCATCACCGAGGTTCTTGACGCGATCGACGACGCGCTTGCGCCGCATCTCTATCCGCCGCGCGCCGACGGAGGCGATCCGCGGGAATGCCCGCTTTGCGGGGCGGGGCGGCTGAACCTGAAGACCGCGCGTTCGGGCGGGGCCTTCATCGGCTGCACGAACTATCCCGAATGCCGCTATACAAGGCCGCTGTCGGCACCCGATGGCGAGGCGCCGGTGGGCGACCGCGTGCTGGGCGAGGATGCGGGCGACCAGATCAGCCTGAAGACTGGGCGCTTCGGCCCCTATGTCCAGCGCGGCGAGGCGACCGAGGAGGTGCCGAAACCGCCCCGCGCCTCGATCCCCAAGGGCTGGGACGCGGCCAATCTGGATCTGTCGCAGGCGCTGATGCTGCTGGGCCTGCCGCGCCAGATCGGCCTGCACCCCGAGGACGGCCAGCCGATCGAGACCAATATCGGCCGCTACGGCCCCTATGTGAAGCACGGGTCGAAATACGCCAACATCGCCGATGTGGACGAGGTCTTCACCATCGGCATGAACCGCGCCGTCGAGGTGCTGGCCCAGAAGCAGACCCGCGGCCGCACCGCCGCCGCCCCGCTGCGCGAGCTGGGCGAGCATCCCGATGGTGGCCCGATCCAGGTCATGAGCGGCCGCTATGGCCCCTATGTCAAATGGGCCAAGGTCAATGCCACCCTGCCCCGCGACGTGGCGCCCGAGGATCTGACCCAGGACCAGGCGCTGGAGCTGATCGCCGCCAAGGCCGCCAAATCGCCCTCCAAGGCCAAGAAGGCCCCCGCGAAGAAGGCCCCGGCCAAGAAGGCGGCCGCCAAGAAACCGGCGGCGAAAAAGCCCTCCGCCAAGAAGGCCCCGGCCAGGAAGGCCGCTGATACGGATGGGGAGGCCGGTTGA
- a CDS encoding CoA transferase subunit A: MKKVYDSAADALDGIVHDGMFIAAGGFGLCGIPELLIDALVETGVKDLTIASNNCGVDGFGLGKLLETRQIKKMISSYVGENAEFMRQYLSGELELEFNPQGTLAERMRAGGSGIPGFYTKTGVGTVIAEGKEVKSFDGQDYILERGIVADISIVKAWKADDTGNLVFRKTARNFNPPAAMCGKICIVEVEEIVERGSLDPDHIHLPGIYVHRIIQGSHEKRIEQRTTRKKETA; this comes from the coding sequence ATGAAGAAGGTCTATGACAGCGCGGCCGATGCCCTGGACGGCATCGTGCATGACGGAATGTTCATCGCGGCGGGGGGGTTCGGTCTGTGCGGCATCCCCGAACTGCTGATCGATGCGCTGGTCGAAACAGGGGTCAAGGACCTGACCATCGCCAGCAACAATTGCGGCGTGGACGGGTTCGGCCTGGGCAAGCTGCTGGAGACGCGGCAGATCAAGAAGATGATCAGCTCCTATGTCGGCGAGAATGCCGAATTCATGCGGCAATACCTGTCGGGCGAGCTGGAGCTGGAATTCAACCCCCAAGGCACCCTCGCCGAGCGCATGCGCGCGGGCGGCAGCGGCATCCCCGGCTTCTACACCAAGACCGGCGTGGGCACCGTCATCGCCGAGGGCAAGGAGGTCAAGTCCTTCGACGGCCAGGATTACATCCTGGAACGCGGGATCGTGGCCGACATCTCGATCGTCAAGGCCTGGAAGGCCGATGACACGGGCAACCTGGTCTTCCGCAAGACGGCCCGCAACTTCAACCCGCCCGCCGCCATGTGCGGCAAGATCTGCATCGTCGAGGTCGAGGAGATCGTCGAACGCGGCAGCCTGGACCCCGACCACATCCACCTGCCCGGCATCTATGTCCACCGGATCATCCAAGGCAGCCACGAGAAGCGCATCGAGCAGCGCACCACCCGCAAGAAGGAGACCGCGTGA
- a CDS encoding CoA transferase subunit B — MPWDRNQMAARAAQELEDGWYVNLGIGIPTLVANYVGDKDITLQSENGMLGMGPFPYEGEEDPDLINAGKQTITELSRTSYFDSATSFGMIRGGKIAAAILGAMEVAENGDLANWMIPGKLVKGMGGAMDLVAGVGRVIVVMDHTNKAGDSKVLRECTLPLTGKGVVDRIITNLGVLDVVEGGLRIVETAEGVTEDELRAATQATIVA, encoded by the coding sequence ATGCCTTGGGACCGCAATCAGATGGCCGCCCGCGCCGCGCAGGAGCTGGAAGACGGCTGGTACGTGAACCTCGGCATCGGCATCCCAACGCTGGTGGCGAATTACGTGGGCGACAAGGACATCACCCTGCAGTCGGAAAACGGCATGCTGGGCATGGGCCCCTTCCCCTATGAGGGCGAGGAGGATCCCGACCTGATCAACGCGGGCAAGCAGACCATCACCGAACTGTCGCGCACGTCCTATTTCGACAGCGCGACCAGCTTCGGCATGATCCGCGGCGGCAAGATCGCGGCCGCGATCCTGGGCGCGATGGAGGTGGCCGAGAACGGCGACCTGGCCAACTGGATGATCCCCGGCAAGCTGGTCAAGGGCATGGGCGGCGCGATGGACCTGGTCGCGGGCGTGGGCCGCGTGATCGTGGTCATGGACCACACCAACAAGGCCGGCGACAGCAAGGTGCTGCGCGAATGCACCCTGCCTTTGACCGGCAAGGGCGTGGTGGACCGCATCATCACCAATCTGGGTGTCCTGGACGTGGTCGAGGGCGGGTTGCGCATTGTCGAGACCGCCGAGGGCGTGACCGAGGACGAGCTGCGCGCCGCCACCCAAGCGACCATCGTCGCCTGA
- the folD gene encoding bifunctional methylenetetrahydrofolate dehydrogenase/methenyltetrahydrofolate cyclohydrolase FolD, translated as MTAHIIDGKAFAATLRTRLAAEVAAMAARGITPGLAVVLVGEDPASQVYVRSKGRMTREIGMASFEHRLPATTSQAELLALIARLNEDAAVNGILVQLPLPQGLDEAAVINAIRPDKDVDGFHILNVGRLATGQSAMVPCTPLGCLMLLRDHLGSLAGRRAVVLGRSNIVGKPMAQLLLRDSATVTIAHSRTRDLPDLCRQADILVAAVGRPHFVQGDWIRPGATVIDVGINRTDDGLVGDVDFDAVMAVAGAITPVPGGVGPMTIACLLANTLTATARANGLPDPEGLTP; from the coding sequence ATGACCGCCCATATCATCGACGGCAAGGCCTTTGCCGCCACGCTCCGCACCCGCCTGGCAGCCGAGGTCGCGGCCATGGCCGCGCGCGGCATCACGCCGGGCCTGGCGGTCGTGCTGGTGGGCGAGGATCCGGCCAGCCAGGTCTATGTCCGGTCCAAGGGCCGCATGACGCGCGAGATCGGCATGGCCTCCTTCGAGCATCGCCTGCCCGCGACCACCAGCCAGGCCGAGCTGCTGGCCCTGATCGCGCGGCTGAACGAGGATGCCGCGGTGAACGGCATCCTGGTCCAGCTGCCTTTGCCGCAGGGTCTGGACGAGGCCGCGGTGATCAACGCCATCCGCCCCGACAAGGACGTGGACGGGTTCCACATCCTGAACGTGGGCCGCCTGGCCACGGGGCAGAGCGCGATGGTCCCCTGCACCCCCCTGGGCTGCCTGATGCTGCTGCGCGACCATCTGGGGTCGCTGGCGGGGCGCCGCGCGGTGGTGCTGGGGCGCAGCAATATCGTGGGCAAGCCGATGGCCCAGCTGCTGCTGCGCGACAGCGCGACGGTGACCATCGCCCATTCGCGGACCCGCGACCTGCCGGATCTGTGCCGTCAGGCCGACATCCTGGTGGCCGCGGTGGGCCGCCCGCATTTCGTCCAAGGCGACTGGATCAGGCCCGGCGCCACGGTGATCGACGTGGGCATCAACCGGACCGATGACGGGCTGGTGGGGGATGTGGATTTCGACGCCGTGATGGCGGTGGCGGGGGCGATCACGCCGGTGCCGGGCGGGGTGGGGCCGATGACCATCGCCTGCCTGCTGGCCAATACGCTGACCGCGACGGCGCGCGCCAACGGCCTGCCCGATCCCGAGGGGCTGACCCCCTAG
- a CDS encoding chorismate mutase, with the protein MSQFDDIQDMPRLRARIDALDAQLMDLMADRHALIDRAAAIKAGIGLPARIPDRVEEVVANIRRHARDRGLDPDLYDALWRMLIEAAIAQEERLLNKDLP; encoded by the coding sequence ATGAGCCAGTTCGACGACATCCAAGACATGCCCCGCCTGCGCGCCCGGATCGACGCGCTGGACGCCCAGCTGATGGACCTGATGGCCGATCGCCACGCGCTGATCGATCGCGCCGCGGCGATCAAGGCCGGGATCGGCCTGCCCGCCCGCATCCCCGACCGCGTCGAGGAGGTCGTCGCCAACATCCGTCGCCATGCGCGGGATCGCGGGCTGGACCCCGACCTCTATGACGCGCTGTGGCGGATGCTGATCGAGGCCGCCATCGCCCAGGAGGAACGCCTTTTGAACAAGGACCTGCCATGA
- a CDS encoding MarR family winged helix-turn-helix transcriptional regulator codes for MLCFDVYGVNLAFGRIYKPLLDPLGLTYPQFLVMMTLWTDDSLSVGGIGDKLGLDSSTLTPLIKRLELASLVTRQRDSRDERRVIVSLTEKGRALQDKSGHVQTCATGATGLTMAQIADLSSRLRKLRESLRRSARD; via the coding sequence ATGCTCTGCTTCGATGTCTACGGGGTGAATCTGGCCTTTGGACGGATCTACAAGCCGCTGCTTGATCCGCTCGGGCTGACCTATCCGCAATTCCTGGTCATGATGACGCTGTGGACCGATGACAGCCTGAGCGTGGGCGGCATCGGCGACAAGCTGGGGCTGGACAGCAGCACCCTGACCCCGCTGATCAAGCGGCTGGAACTGGCCAGCCTGGTCACCCGCCAGCGCGACAGCCGCGACGAGCGGCGCGTCATCGTGTCCCTGACCGAGAAGGGCCGCGCCCTGCAGGACAAGAGCGGCCATGTCCAGACCTGCGCCACCGGGGCCACCGGCCTGACCATGGCCCAGATCGCCGATCTGTCGTCCCGGCTGCGCAAGCTGCGGGAATCGCTGCGCCGGTCGGCCCGCGACTGA